In a single window of the Verrucomicrobiaceae bacterium genome:
- a CDS encoding MoxR family ATPase, which translates to MSDTANASALVENFKKLKTALSRRIVGQEAVIEQVFIAIAAGGHSLLEGVPGLAKTLLVKSLADAMHLSFRRIQFTPDLMPADITGTEIIQEDAETGRRKLVFQRGPIFSQIVLADEINRTPPKTQAALLEAMQEKHVTVGQETFELPKPFFVLATQNPIEQEGTYPLPEAQKDRFLFLIKVDYPTRDDERNIIARTTGTESQEIDAVITAEDLQAAQQLARKVPVPDHVIDFVLDLVRATRPNEPGASEYVKSMLGWGAGPRASQMLVLAGKVRALLQGRTHVTIDDIEALAAPALRHRLVPTFHAEAEGITVDQIIAEIIKTTKKSEARVL; encoded by the coding sequence CCCTCGTCGAAAACTTCAAAAAGCTAAAAACCGCTCTCTCAAGGCGCATCGTCGGGCAGGAGGCCGTCATCGAGCAGGTCTTCATCGCCATCGCCGCTGGTGGTCACAGTCTCCTCGAAGGCGTGCCCGGCCTAGCGAAGACTTTGCTGGTCAAATCGCTTGCTGACGCCATGCACCTGAGCTTCCGCCGCATCCAGTTCACGCCTGATTTGATGCCCGCAGACATCACCGGCACCGAGATCATCCAGGAAGATGCGGAGACGGGCCGCAGAAAGCTCGTATTCCAGCGCGGCCCCATTTTCAGCCAGATCGTCCTCGCGGATGAGATCAACCGCACCCCTCCCAAGACGCAGGCTGCCCTCCTCGAAGCCATGCAGGAAAAGCATGTCACTGTAGGCCAGGAGACCTTCGAGCTACCAAAGCCCTTCTTCGTCCTCGCTACGCAGAATCCCATCGAACAAGAAGGCACCTATCCGCTCCCAGAAGCCCAGAAAGACCGCTTCCTCTTCCTCATCAAAGTCGATTACCCCACCCGTGACGACGAGCGCAACATCATCGCCCGCACCACCGGCACCGAGAGCCAAGAAATCGACGCCGTCATCACCGCAGAGGACCTCCAGGCCGCCCAGCAGCTCGCCCGCAAAGTGCCCGTGCCGGATCACGTCATCGACTTCGTCCTCGACCTCGTCCGTGCCACCCGTCCGAACGAGCCCGGAGCCTCCGAGTACGTCAAATCCATGCTCGGCTGGGGCGCTGGCCCCCGCGCCAGCCAGATGCTCGTCCTCGCAGGCAAAGTCCGCGCTCTCCTCCAAGGCCGCACCCATGTCACCATCGACGACATCGAGGCCCTGGCCGCCCCTGCCCTCCGCCACCGCCTCGTCCCCACCTTCCACGCCGAGGCCGAAGGCATCACCGTCGATCAGATCATCGCCGAAATCATCAAGACGACGAAGAAGTCGGAGGCGCGGGTTTTGTGA